TTGAGAATAAGTGAAGCAGATGCTCGTTCGCTCTATCGTATGGAAACAGTCAGAGAAGACCTCCATATGCAAAAAATTGAAGCCCCTCTCTTTCTCGAGGATACCGAAAGAGAAAGCCACGATCGTTCAGTAGCTCTCAGATAGCATCAGATATTTCTGGAGATAAATCATAGATGAGACAGGCAGATATGCAAGGCTCTAGAAATCTTTTTTTGAAAAAGACAACAAAGAACACTTCTGGTTCGAGATATATGAGTCGTACCCATTCTCTCTTCTTCATCTTTCTTTTCATTGGAACTTTGCTCACGGGTCGTATGATTTTTCTTCAAATCATCGATCATGAAAAATGGGTCGCGATAGCAGAAAATCAACACACGGTCTCTCAAGGACTTTCAGCGGATCGTGGGGAGATATACATTCATGATGGTGATAGTCGATATCCTCTGGCAGTCAATCGTGAATATCAGACCGTCTATGTCTCACCCAAAGATGTTGTAGAGAAAGATCGGATGACACTGGAACTCTCACGCATTCTTGGATTGGAAACAGATTTTGTGCAGAATAAGCTCAAGATTCCTGACGATCCGTTTGAAATACTGAAAAAACGTTTGACGGATGATGAAATACAAGGTATTAAAAATCTTCATCTTAAAGGAGTTTCTTTCTTGTCCGAGAAATATCGATACTATCCAGGCGGACAACTTGCTGCGCATGTTGTGGGATTCGTCGGTTCCAACGAAAATGGAAAATCGAATGGATATGGTATAGAAGCATCAAAAAATATTCTCCTTCAAGGTGAGTCTGGCACTGTCTCTCAAGAGAAAGATGCTTCAGGAAGGTGGCTTCCTCTTTCTGATCGTGAAATGATAGCTCCGAAAAATGGTGATAATGTGGTATTGACTATTGATCGTGTTGTACAGTATGAAACAGAAAAGATTCTCAAAGAATCAGTAGAACTTTATGGTGCCGATGGCGCTACGGCTATCGTGATGGATCCGAAGACAGGAAATATTCTTTCTATGGCAAGTTTTCCCCAATTTGATCCTAATTCATATGGCGAGCAGGAAGATTATTCGATATTTCTCAATCCAGCAGTGAGTGTTTCGTATGAGCCAGGATCAATCATGAAACCAATTACGATGGCTATTGGCATTGAAGAAGAGAAGGTGTCTCCTCGAACAGAATATGTCGATACAGGATCAGTGAACGAATCTGGATATGTCATTCGTAATTCGGAAGAAAAAGTGTACGGAAGGAGTACAATGACACATGTTTTGGACATGTCAATCAATACTGGTGTTATTTTTGTAGAGAAACTCGTCGGTAATCAGTTGTTTGGTGAATATCTGAAAAAATTTGGTTTTGGAGAGAAAACGAGTATAGATTTACCAGCAGAACTTTCTGGAAACATAAGTAACTTACGCAATCCTCGAGCAACACTCAACTTCTTCACAGCTTCTTTTGGTCAGGGGATTGCAGCGACACCTCTTCAAATGATCACAGCCTATGCTGTTCTCGCTAATGGTGGTAATTTGGTGAAACCAAGGATTATTGAGAGTATTTCTGACGAAAATAATCAGGAAGAGACTGTGCCAACAGAAATTGTACGACGAGTCATTAGAGAAGAAACGAGTCGGTCCATGGGAGAAATGTTACGGAGTGTTGTTGTGAATGGACACGGAAAACGAGCTGATGTCCCTGGATATCTCGTTGGCGGAAAAACAGGAACAGCTCAGGTAGCCAAAACAGGAAGCAAAGGATACGAAGACAGTGTCACAATAGGATCATTTGTGGGTTATGCGCCGATTAATAATCCAAGATTTGTTGTGCTTGTGAAGCTTGATAATCCAAAAAATGTAGAATGGGCAGAGTCGAGTGCTGCACCAGCATTTGGTAGAATCATGAAATTTCTGCTAGAATACGCCAAGATTCAACCGACTGAGACAATTCCAATAAAGTGATATTCTTTGAAAGATTTTCTTTTAAAGAGGGGGTAAATGTATATATGATGAATCATCAGAAAAAAAATTTTTTGCAGAGCATACTGCGATTTATGGCACAAGTGATACTGAAAAAGTATCATCCGCTTGTAGTTGCTATTACTGGATCTGTAGGAAAGAGTTCGACCAAAGAAGCAATAGCATTGGTATTGTCACGAGCGTATAATATCCGTAAATCAGAGGGGAATTATAATAATGAGATCGGAGTACCGTTAACGATTATTGGTATTGAAAGTGGTGGATCATCGATAATAGCCTGGATCAAAGTTGTCTTTTTTTGGTTGCAAAGAGTTCTGTTCCCTGTGAAGTATCCACAAATATTGATTCTTGAGATGGCCATTGATCGTCCTCTCGATATGCAGTATCTGCTCAGTTTTGTTCCGGTAGACATCGGTATTATCACTCAAATCTCTTCGAGTCATTTGGAATTCTTCGGATCATTGGGAGAAATTGCGAAGGAAAAAGGAAAGCTTGTTTCTGCTATACCTGAGAATGGATTTGCAATACTCAATTTTGACGACAAGCGAGTGATGAAAATGCAAGAGAAGACGAAGGCCAAAGTGTTGACATATGGTTTTGGTGAAGGAGCGATGTTTCGTGTTGATAACATACTCTTCCACCGCGATATCAAACAAACAGAAGGACTTAGCTTCAAATTGAATTATGCCGGAAAAACTATTCCAGTGCGACTGCCAAAAATTATTGCGCAGCATTCTTTGTCAGCCGTTTTGTCTGCGGTGGCAGTGGGCATTGCTCTCAAGATGCATTTAGTAGAAATTGCAGAAACGTTAGAGGGTTTTGAGTCATTACCAGGAAGACTGCGATTGCTCCCGGGGAAGAACGGTATGTTTCTTTTTGATGACACCTACAACGCTTCGCCTGTTTCTACTCTGGTCGCCCTGGAAACGTTGAGAGAATTTATGGCACCTCGTAAAGTAGTTGTACTCGGTGATATGCTGGAACTCGGACCAAGCGCGAAGGAAGAGCATCAATCTTTGAAGGACGCTGTCATTACCTCAGGTGCTTTGATAGTCATCCTTGTCGGAACATATATGAAGGCACTTGCAGATGTATTACGGAAAGAGGGTTTTTCACAGAAACAGTTGTACTGGTTTCCTGATGAGACATCTGCTCGTATAGAAATCTCAAATATTGTCCGGTCAGAGGATCTCATACTCATCAAGGGTTCTAGAGGAATGCGTATGGAAAAAATTACCGAGATGCTTCTTCAGGATCCTCGTGATGCAAAGACACTGCTTTGTTGTCAGTCCAAGGAATGGCGTGATCGTCCATTTATAGCACCAAAGGAATGGGAGAAAAATGAAGATACTCTATTCCGATGATTGTTTTATAAAATAAAAAGTGTGAAGGATAGAGAGGACTTGCACACCTCGAAAAAGAAAGCTATACTAGCAAGAGAAGATGTATTCTTCAATAATGATTTAATCCGTATATCAAGTCTTATGACAGACAATGTGAAAGACAGAGATTTTATCGAGTACGCTGTGAAGATGCTCGTAGACAATCCAGAAGATGTGAAGGTAGAAAGAAAGATCGATGAGATGGGAGTGCTTATTACACTCGATGTAAATCCGAAAGATATGGGTATGGTAATTGGTCGTGAAGGTATGACCGCCAAGGCTTTGCGAACTCTGCTTCGTGTGATTGGAGCACGCAACAATGCTCGTGTGAATCTTAAAATCAATGAACCAGAAGGATCGGAGCGTCCACCACGTGAACCTCGTGAACATGTCGCACCTGTAGTTTCTTCAGTAACTGAAACTCCTAAATCAGAAGAGAAGAAAACCTTGGATGACGTGATGAATGATATTCAGATATAATTTTTGTTGATAGTATCGAAAAACCACCCTCATTGGGTGGTTTTTTTGCTTTTCTTTCTTGGATATTTTATAATGGAAATATTGTGAAAATAATTTTAAAAAATTGCTACGTATGCAGACAGAAAAAACACCCCTGGAAGGAGTGATAATTATTACACCAGATATTTTTTCAGATGAACGAGGTTTTTTTGTGGAAACGTTTCAAGAAAAACGTTATCAGGAAATATTTGGTGCCGATGTGCATTTCGTACAGGACAATTTTTCTGCTTCCAAAAAAGGTGTGCTTCGAGGACTGCATTATCAGGCATCTCCATTTGCTCAAGCAAAACTTGTACAAGTAGTGAAAGGGAGGGTACTTGACGTAGCAGTCGATGTTCGTTTTGGATCGCCGACATTCGGACAATTTGTTTCTGTAGAACTTTCAGAAGAAAATCACAAGCAATTTTTTATTCCTGCAGGTTTTGCTCACGGGTTTGTCGCTCTCGAAGATGATACATTGTTTCAATACAAATGTACGAATGTTTATTCCAAAGAACATGAACGAGGAATTATCTGGAATGACAAAGCAATTGGGATAGAATGGGGTATAAAGCAACCTCTCGTTTCGGGAAAAGATAATGAGCACCCGCTCCTTCAAGATATTGTACAAGATTTTGTATATCAGAAAAAATGATAGGAAATATATTGAAACAATTTGTATAAGGAAAAGCATATTGAAAAACATCTGAAAATATCTTCAGAATGTTTTTTAGGAAACCATTGGGCGAAACCTCTTCGGACGGGTTTATCTAAAAATATTCTGAAGATATTTTCTTTCTATTAAGCATCGCATTTAATTTATCTCTTTCTTATTATGAAAATACTTGTTACCGGAGGAGCTGGATTTATAGGGAGCAATTTTGTTCATCATATTCTGAATACCTATCCTCTTTATGAAGTCATCAATCTTGATGTACTGACATACGCAGGAAACCTAGAAAACCTGAAACAATGGGAAGATGATAAGCGATATCGTTTTGTGAAAGGGAGTATTACTGATTCGACCATCGTTGACCCTCTTGTAGCAGAATCTGACGTAATAGTGCATTTTGCAGCGGAATCACACGTGGATCGTTCTATTACTGGGCCGGATGTTTTTATTGATACCAATATCAAAGGTACATTTACACTCCTCGAATCAGCCCGCAAACAGAACAAACGTTTCCACCATGTCTCTACTGATGAAGTATTTGGAGCGCTCGGACCAAATGATGCACCTTTTGATGAATCCACCCCGTATGATCCTCGAAGTCCGTATAGTGCTTCCAAGGCATCCTCTGATCATCTCGTTCGTTCATATTTTCATACGTATGATCTTCCGGTGACGATTTCCAATTGTTCGAATAATTATGGCCCGTATCACTTTCCAGAAAAACTCATTCCTCTTATTATTACCAATCTTCTCGAAAATAAAAAAATACCAGTTTATGGTGACGGACTACAGGTACGCGATTGGCTATACGTCGAGGATCACTGTAAGGCTATTGATCTCATTTTGCATCAGGGAAAAATCGGTGAAACATATTGTATCGGAGGGAATAGTGAACGAGAGAACATTTGGATTGTCAAGAAAGTGATTGAGCTGTTAGACAAAGACGAGAATATGATCGAATATGTGAAAGATCGTGCCGGACATGATCGGAGATATGCAATCAATTATTCTAAAATTGAGCGTGAGTTGGGCTGGCGCCCAGAGGTCAATTTGGAAGCCGGACTTCTAAAAACAGTGGAGTGGTTCAGAGAGCATGAAGCTTGGTGGAAAAACATCAAGTCTGGAAATTATCAAAAATAGTATTAGCAGTACTTACAAAAAATGATAAAAAAGAAGTGATCGGAGCAGTTGCTGCCAATCACTTTTTTTATGTACGATCAGTCAGTCAATGAGCTGACAAATATCGTATGGAAAGCGAGAAACAATAGGATGAAGACGTCTCCATTGTTCTGCTATTTCATTTTTATCGAGGTATACCAAGACCTCAGTAACGGTTATGGTAGGGACTGCAAAACCATTTGGATTATTTCTGTCCCTCCAGTCACCACCGTCTGGATTTTCAGAAGGCAACGGAAAAATGATACCAATCCATTGCCTATAGAACAACTCCCCCGGAACATTTCTTGGAGGTATGTCAATAATTTTTATTTTCACTATTTCTCCTTTCGATGTGGTGTTGTAGATATGCATCCGTTTATGCAATGTGTGCATTTTAACACTGCCTTATTTTTTGTAAAGTACTGGTGCTCTATTTCCTCAAAAAGCTCTTTTTTGTTAAAATATAAAAAGAAGGTATTTTTAGATATATATAAATATGATGACTACAAAGGTTCTGATCCTTGGGGCAAAGGGGATGCTCGGACAAGAATTGGTTGATGTTTTCTCTCAGGATGAAAAGTATACGGTGACGAGTTGGGATTTCGAAGATATTGATGTGACTGATTTTGTCTCAGCAGAAGAGAAGATTCGTTCTTTCGCGTCAGATATTATTGTTAATGCAGTTGCATACAACGCTGTTGATAAATGTGAAGAGAGTGATGAAGAATA
This DNA window, taken from Candidatus Moraniibacteriota bacterium, encodes the following:
- the rfbC gene encoding dTDP-4-dehydrorhamnose 3,5-epimerase; translation: MQTEKTPLEGVIIITPDIFSDERGFFVETFQEKRYQEIFGADVHFVQDNFSASKKGVLRGLHYQASPFAQAKLVQVVKGRVLDVAVDVRFGSPTFGQFVSVELSEENHKQFFIPAGFAHGFVALEDDTLFQYKCTNVYSKEHERGIIWNDKAIGIEWGIKQPLVSGKDNEHPLLQDIVQDFVYQKK
- a CDS encoding UDP-N-acetylmuramoyl-tripeptide--D-alanyl-D-alanine ligase — translated: MAQVILKKYHPLVVAITGSVGKSSTKEAIALVLSRAYNIRKSEGNYNNEIGVPLTIIGIESGGSSIIAWIKVVFFWLQRVLFPVKYPQILILEMAIDRPLDMQYLLSFVPVDIGIITQISSSHLEFFGSLGEIAKEKGKLVSAIPENGFAILNFDDKRVMKMQEKTKAKVLTYGFGEGAMFRVDNILFHRDIKQTEGLSFKLNYAGKTIPVRLPKIIAQHSLSAVLSAVAVGIALKMHLVEIAETLEGFESLPGRLRLLPGKNGMFLFDDTYNASPVSTLVALETLREFMAPRKVVVLGDMLELGPSAKEEHQSLKDAVITSGALIVILVGTYMKALADVLRKEGFSQKQLYWFPDETSARIEISNIVRSEDLILIKGSRGMRMEKITEMLLQDPRDAKTLLCCQSKEWRDRPFIAPKEWEKNEDTLFR
- a CDS encoding penicillin-binding protein 2, producing the protein MSRTHSLFFIFLFIGTLLTGRMIFLQIIDHEKWVAIAENQHTVSQGLSADRGEIYIHDGDSRYPLAVNREYQTVYVSPKDVVEKDRMTLELSRILGLETDFVQNKLKIPDDPFEILKKRLTDDEIQGIKNLHLKGVSFLSEKYRYYPGGQLAAHVVGFVGSNENGKSNGYGIEASKNILLQGESGTVSQEKDASGRWLPLSDREMIAPKNGDNVVLTIDRVVQYETEKILKESVELYGADGATAIVMDPKTGNILSMASFPQFDPNSYGEQEDYSIFLNPAVSVSYEPGSIMKPITMAIGIEEEKVSPRTEYVDTGSVNESGYVIRNSEEKVYGRSTMTHVLDMSINTGVIFVEKLVGNQLFGEYLKKFGFGEKTSIDLPAELSGNISNLRNPRATLNFFTASFGQGIAATPLQMITAYAVLANGGNLVKPRIIESISDENNQEETVPTEIVRRVIREETSRSMGEMLRSVVVNGHGKRADVPGYLVGGKTGTAQVAKTGSKGYEDSVTIGSFVGYAPINNPRFVVLVKLDNPKNVEWAESSAAPAFGRIMKFLLEYAKIQPTETIPIK
- the rfbB gene encoding dTDP-glucose 4,6-dehydratase, which translates into the protein MKILVTGGAGFIGSNFVHHILNTYPLYEVINLDVLTYAGNLENLKQWEDDKRYRFVKGSITDSTIVDPLVAESDVIVHFAAESHVDRSITGPDVFIDTNIKGTFTLLESARKQNKRFHHVSTDEVFGALGPNDAPFDESTPYDPRSPYSASKASSDHLVRSYFHTYDLPVTISNCSNNYGPYHFPEKLIPLIITNLLENKKIPVYGDGLQVRDWLYVEDHCKAIDLILHQGKIGETYCIGGNSERENIWIVKKVIELLDKDENMIEYVKDRAGHDRRYAINYSKIERELGWRPEVNLEAGLLKTVEWFREHEAWWKNIKSGNYQK
- a CDS encoding KH domain-containing protein, encoding MTDNVKDRDFIEYAVKMLVDNPEDVKVERKIDEMGVLITLDVNPKDMGMVIGREGMTAKALRTLLRVIGARNNARVNLKINEPEGSERPPREPREHVAPVVSSVTETPKSEEKKTLDDVMNDIQI